A portion of the Streptomyces sp. NBC_00376 genome contains these proteins:
- a CDS encoding metal ABC transporter substrate-binding protein, which translates to MNVSRRLIPTAAVAGAVVLGLTALTACSSSDAADHKNGDKLDVVASFYPMQFLAERIGGEHVSVTTLTKPGVEPHDLELSPRQIGGLTDADCILYLKGIQPAVDDAIEQSGTKDAVDAAKLTTLEDHGTEAGGEEHGHEHHGDEAGADPHIWLDPVKYAEVAKGVGKSLEKSDPDHAADYRKNTAALVTELDGLDKAYTDGLKTTATKTFITTHSAFGYLAERYGLTQEGIAGVDPEAEPSPARISEIHTIAEKDGATTVFFETLASDRTAKTLAKDTGLKTDVLDPLEGITDKSKGADYIEVMRSNLAALQKALGAK; encoded by the coding sequence ATGAACGTCAGCCGCCGCCTCATACCCACCGCCGCCGTCGCCGGAGCAGTCGTCCTCGGCCTCACCGCCCTCACCGCCTGTTCCTCCTCGGACGCCGCGGACCACAAGAACGGCGACAAGCTGGATGTGGTGGCCTCGTTCTATCCGATGCAGTTCCTGGCCGAGCGGATAGGCGGGGAGCACGTCTCCGTCACCACGCTGACCAAGCCGGGCGTCGAGCCGCACGACCTGGAGCTCAGCCCGCGGCAGATCGGCGGGCTCACCGACGCCGACTGCATCCTGTACCTCAAGGGCATCCAGCCCGCCGTGGACGACGCCATCGAGCAGTCCGGCACGAAGGACGCCGTCGACGCCGCGAAGCTCACCACGCTGGAGGACCACGGCACCGAGGCGGGCGGCGAGGAGCACGGCCACGAGCACCACGGCGACGAAGCCGGCGCCGACCCCCACATCTGGCTGGACCCGGTGAAGTACGCCGAGGTCGCCAAGGGTGTCGGGAAGTCCCTGGAGAAGTCCGACCCCGATCACGCCGCGGACTACCGGAAGAACACGGCCGCGCTGGTCACCGAGCTCGACGGGCTGGACAAGGCGTACACGGACGGCCTGAAGACCACCGCCACCAAAACGTTCATCACCACCCACTCCGCCTTCGGGTACCTCGCCGAGCGCTACGGCCTCACCCAGGAGGGCATCGCCGGCGTCGACCCCGAGGCCGAGCCCAGCCCCGCCCGGATCAGCGAGATCCACACCATCGCGGAGAAGGACGGGGCCACCACCGTATTCTTCGAGACGCTCGCCAGCGACAGGACCGCGAAGACCCTCGCCAAGGACACCGGCCTGAAGACCGACGTCCTGGACCCGCTCGAAGGAATCACGGACAAGTCCAAGGGCGCCGACTA
- a CDS encoding glycine--tRNA ligase produces the protein MAADKIDSIVSLSKRRGFVYPCSEIYGGQRAAWDYGPLGVEMKENLKRQWWRYMVTSREDVVGLDSSVILAPEVWSASGHVATFTDPLTECTSCHKRFRADHLEEAYEEKHGHAPANGLTELNCPNCGNKGTFTEPKQFSGLLSTHLGPTQDSGSVAYLRPETAQGIFTNFGQVLQTSRKKPPFGIAQMGKSFRNEITPGNFIFRTREFEQMEMEFFVKPGEDEEWQQYWMDQRWNWYTELGMREENMRWFEHPKEKLSHYSKRTADIEYRFRFGGSEWGELEGVANRTDYDLKAHSKASGTDLSFFDQEAGERWTPYVIEPAAGVGRAMLAFLLDAYIEDEAPNAKGVMEKRTVMRLDPRLAPVKVAVLPLSRNPQLSPKAKGLATDLRKNWNIEFDDAGAIGRRYRRQDEIGTPFCVTVDFDTLDDNAVTVRERDTMKQERVSLDQIQAYLGARLLGC, from the coding sequence GTGGCCGCCGACAAGATCGACTCCATCGTCAGCCTGAGCAAGCGCCGTGGCTTCGTCTACCCGTGCAGTGAGATCTACGGCGGCCAGCGCGCCGCCTGGGACTACGGGCCGCTGGGCGTCGAGATGAAGGAGAACCTCAAGCGCCAGTGGTGGCGCTACATGGTCACCTCGCGCGAGGACGTGGTCGGTCTCGACTCGTCGGTCATCCTCGCCCCCGAGGTCTGGTCCGCCTCCGGTCACGTCGCCACGTTCACGGACCCGCTGACCGAGTGCACCTCCTGCCACAAGCGCTTCCGCGCCGACCACCTGGAAGAGGCGTACGAGGAGAAGCACGGTCACGCGCCCGCGAACGGCCTGACCGAGCTCAACTGCCCCAACTGCGGCAACAAGGGCACCTTCACCGAGCCCAAGCAGTTCTCGGGTCTGCTCTCCACCCACCTCGGCCCGACCCAGGACTCCGGCTCGGTCGCCTATCTGCGCCCCGAGACCGCCCAGGGCATCTTCACCAACTTCGGCCAGGTGCTGCAGACCTCGCGCAAGAAGCCGCCGTTCGGCATCGCCCAGATGGGCAAGTCCTTCCGGAACGAGATCACTCCGGGCAACTTCATCTTCCGCACCCGCGAGTTCGAGCAGATGGAGATGGAGTTCTTCGTCAAGCCGGGCGAGGACGAGGAGTGGCAGCAGTACTGGATGGACCAGCGCTGGAACTGGTACACGGAGCTCGGCATGCGCGAGGAGAACATGCGCTGGTTCGAGCACCCGAAGGAGAAGCTCTCCCACTACTCCAAGCGCACCGCCGACATCGAGTACCGCTTCCGCTTCGGCGGCAGCGAGTGGGGTGAGCTGGAGGGCGTCGCCAACCGCACGGACTACGACCTCAAGGCGCACTCCAAGGCCTCGGGCACCGACCTGTCCTTCTTCGACCAGGAGGCCGGCGAGCGCTGGACGCCGTACGTCATCGAGCCGGCAGCCGGTGTCGGCCGGGCGATGCTCGCCTTCCTCCTCGACGCCTACATCGAGGACGAGGCGCCCAACGCCAAGGGCGTCATGGAGAAGCGCACCGTGATGCGTCTCGACCCGCGCCTCGCGCCGGTCAAGGTCGCCGTCCTGCCGCTGTCCCGCAACCCGCAGCTGTCGCCGAAGGCCAAGGGCCTCGCGACCGACCTGCGGAAGAACTGGAACATCGAGTTCGACGACGCGGGCGCCATCGGCCGCCGCTACCGCCGCCAGGACGAGATCGGTACGCCGTTCTGCGTCACCGTCGACTTCGACACCCTTGACGACAACGCGGTGACCGTGCGCGAGCGCGACACCATGAAGCAGGAGCGCGTCTCCCTGGACCAGATCCAGGCCTACCTCGGCGCCCGCCTGCTCGGCTGCTGA
- a CDS encoding DUF6243 family protein, which translates to MAKSRNNLLGVGGQRKKLSRADQQGVGAARTTDRKAAADQKQELLRKMRERAQSGAAPGAAPADGAADAPEQDAPAQS; encoded by the coding sequence ATGGCCAAGAGCCGTAACAACCTTCTCGGTGTGGGCGGACAGCGCAAGAAGCTGTCCCGCGCCGATCAGCAGGGCGTGGGCGCTGCCCGCACCACCGACCGCAAGGCGGCGGCCGACCAGAAGCAGGAGCTGCTGCGCAAGATGCGTGAGCGCGCGCAGTCCGGCGCCGCCCCCGGGGCGGCCCCGGCGGACGGCGCCGCGGACGCGCCCGAGCAGGACGCCCCGGCGCAGAGCTGA
- a CDS encoding MFS transporter: protein MVRHDHPAPVLGTLGLFTVLLGAALPLIDFFIVNVALPAIDHDLDAGPALLELVVAGYGLAYAVLLVLGGRLGDMAGRRRLFLLGIAAFGVTSLGCGLAPDAWTLVGARVAQGAAAALMLPQVLATIQAATSGDRRARAMGLYGATGGLSMVAGQILGGVLVAAAPLSSVFGESAGWRSVFLVNVPVAAVGLVLAARAVPETRSQRPAPIDVPGTLLLAASLVTLLAPLTEGRAAGWPVWTWVSLALFPFAAYAFYRVERRADRRGLTPLVPPSLLRLESLRRGLALVVPFSIGFGGFMFVIAVALQQGLELGPAAAGLSMAPMAVAFFVASLAGPRLILRYGSRVVTAGGLIQAVGVLVLALTVWREWSGLGAPGLLPGVAIAGFGQGLQLPVLFRIVLSDVPAARAGVGGGVMTTTQQAALALGVATLGTLFLALVPGAGMRDALAVTLLVQLAAVVLTTLLSLRLPRRVA from the coding sequence GTGGTGCGGCACGACCACCCGGCTCCGGTGCTCGGCACGCTCGGGCTGTTCACCGTGCTGCTCGGGGCGGCGCTGCCGCTCATCGACTTCTTCATCGTCAACGTCGCGCTGCCCGCGATCGACCACGATCTGGACGCGGGCCCCGCCCTGCTCGAACTGGTCGTCGCAGGCTACGGCCTCGCCTACGCCGTGCTGCTCGTCCTCGGCGGCCGGCTCGGCGACATGGCCGGGCGGCGCCGGCTCTTCCTGCTGGGCATCGCCGCCTTCGGCGTCACCTCGCTCGGCTGCGGGCTCGCCCCGGACGCCTGGACGCTCGTGGGGGCGCGGGTGGCGCAGGGCGCGGCAGCCGCGCTGATGCTGCCGCAGGTGCTCGCCACGATCCAGGCGGCCACCTCGGGAGATCGACGGGCCCGCGCGATGGGCCTGTACGGGGCGACGGGCGGGCTCTCCATGGTCGCGGGCCAGATCCTCGGCGGTGTCCTCGTCGCCGCCGCGCCGCTGTCGTCGGTGTTCGGCGAGAGCGCGGGCTGGCGTTCGGTGTTCCTGGTGAACGTTCCGGTGGCGGCGGTGGGGCTGGTGCTGGCCGCCCGCGCCGTGCCGGAGACCCGCTCCCAGCGGCCCGCGCCGATCGACGTACCGGGCACGCTGCTGCTCGCCGCGTCGCTGGTGACGCTCCTCGCCCCGCTGACGGAGGGGCGCGCCGCGGGCTGGCCGGTGTGGACCTGGGTCTCGCTGGCCCTGTTCCCGTTCGCCGCGTACGCCTTCTACCGGGTCGAACGGCGGGCCGACCGTCGCGGGCTGACCCCGCTGGTGCCGCCGAGCCTGCTGCGGCTGGAGTCGCTGCGCCGCGGGCTGGCACTGGTGGTGCCGTTCTCGATCGGCTTCGGCGGCTTCATGTTCGTCATCGCGGTGGCCCTCCAGCAGGGGCTGGAACTGGGTCCGGCCGCGGCCGGACTGTCGATGGCGCCGATGGCGGTGGCGTTCTTCGTGGCGTCGCTGGCCGGTCCGCGGCTGATCCTGCGGTACGGCAGCCGGGTCGTGACGGCCGGCGGGCTGATCCAGGCGGTGGGGGTGCTGGTATTGGCGCTCACCGTGTGGCGCGAGTGGTCCGGTCTCGGGGCGCCGGGGCTGCTGCCGGGGGTCGCGATCGCGGGGTTCGGGCAGGGACTCCAGCTGCCCGTCCTGTTCCGGATCGTGCTCTCCGACGTACCGGCCGCGCGGGCCGGGGTGGGCGGCGGGGTGATGACGACGACTCAGCAGGCCGCGCTGGCCCTGGGGGTGGCCACGCTCGGCACGCTGTTCCTCGCCCTGGTCCCGGGCGCGGGCATGCGGGACGCGCTGGCCGTGACGCTGCTGGTGCAGCTGGCCGCGGTGGTCCTGACGACGCTGCTCAGTCTGCGGCTGCCGCGCAGGGTGGCGTGA
- a CDS encoding MmyB family transcriptional regulator, giving the protein MVSGLPEVRVAPGVPSAPGRREPSEPDVRRHELANFLRSRRERITPEQVGLPRGRRRRTPGLRREEVAQLSAVGVTWYTWLEQARDIQVSPQVLDALARALLLDRSERGHLFSLAGAVDPSPGADCPSVTPALRQMLRQLDPIPACVQNSRYDILAYNRTYGRLLCDLDAVAPEDRNCMILAYTNAQWRSSVVDLPEVNRLMAAKFRRAMAEHLAEPAWKALLGRLEESSAEFREIWARHEVVGAGGRTKIFRNAHVGLLRLEHTDLWLGPSSGPRMVTYAPADEETRERLERLQALELADV; this is encoded by the coding sequence ATGGTGAGCGGACTGCCCGAGGTACGCGTGGCGCCCGGGGTCCCGTCGGCCCCGGGGCGGCGGGAGCCCTCCGAGCCTGACGTCCGGCGGCACGAGCTCGCGAACTTCCTGCGCAGCCGCCGCGAGCGGATCACCCCCGAACAGGTCGGCCTGCCCCGGGGCCGCCGCAGGCGCACCCCCGGCCTGCGCCGCGAGGAGGTCGCCCAGCTCTCCGCCGTGGGCGTCACCTGGTACACCTGGCTGGAACAGGCCCGCGACATCCAGGTCTCGCCCCAGGTGCTCGACGCGCTGGCCCGCGCCCTGCTGCTCGACCGCAGCGAACGCGGCCACCTCTTCTCGCTCGCCGGCGCCGTCGACCCGTCACCGGGCGCGGACTGCCCGAGCGTGACCCCGGCGCTGCGCCAGATGCTGCGGCAGCTGGACCCCATCCCGGCCTGCGTCCAGAACAGCCGCTACGACATCCTCGCGTACAACCGGACCTACGGCAGGCTGCTCTGCGACCTGGACGCGGTCGCCCCCGAGGACCGCAACTGCATGATCCTCGCCTACACCAACGCGCAGTGGCGCTCCTCGGTCGTCGACCTCCCCGAGGTGAACCGGCTGATGGCCGCCAAGTTCCGCAGGGCGATGGCCGAGCACCTGGCCGAGCCCGCCTGGAAGGCGCTCCTGGGGCGGCTGGAGGAGTCGTCCGCGGAGTTCCGGGAGATCTGGGCCCGGCACGAGGTGGTGGGCGCGGGCGGCCGGACCAAGATCTTCCGCAACGCCCACGTAGGACTGCTCCGCCTCGAACACACCGACCTGTGGCTCGGCCCGTCGAGCGGGCCGCGCATGGTGACGTACGCCCCCGCCGACGAGGAGACCCGGGAGCGCCTGGAGCGGCTTCAGGCCCTGGAGCTCGCCGACGTCTGA
- a CDS encoding MFS transporter codes for MPELSHRRRQLVLAICCMSLLIVSLDNTVLNVALPSMQKELHATVAGMQWTIDAYTLVLASLLMLAGSTADRIGRRKVFKAGLVLFTLGSLLCSVAPNLESLVAFRMVQAVGGSMLNPVAMSIITNTFTDPRERARAIGVWGGVVGISMAAGPVVGGLLVDSVGWRSIFWINLPVGLAALLLTWRYVPESRAPKPRRPDPVGQLLVIGLLGSLTYAIIEAPSQGWDSPLILLFAALAGCSLIGLLLYEPRRTDPLIELRFFRSAPFSGATVIAVSAFAALSGFLFLNTLYLQNVRGLSALHAGLYMLPMAALTFVCAPLSGRLVGSRGPRLPLLVAGVAMTACGLLFAAFDAETDNVLLFTGYVLFGLGFGMVNAPITNTAVSGMPRSQAGVAAAVASTSRQIGGTLGVAVIGAVLAAGVAGTGSPRGAAYAEAFVDASKPAWWILAGCGLSVLLVGALTSGHWARETARRTAERLERPADAPAGGQTSASSRA; via the coding sequence ATGCCCGAGCTCAGTCACCGCCGACGGCAGTTGGTACTGGCGATCTGCTGCATGAGTCTGCTGATCGTCAGTCTCGACAACACCGTGCTCAATGTCGCCCTGCCGTCCATGCAGAAGGAACTGCACGCCACCGTCGCAGGCATGCAGTGGACGATCGACGCCTACACCCTGGTCCTGGCCTCGCTGCTGATGCTCGCGGGCTCCACCGCCGACCGGATCGGGCGCCGGAAGGTCTTCAAGGCCGGGCTCGTCCTGTTCACCCTCGGTTCGCTGCTCTGCTCCGTGGCGCCGAACCTGGAGTCGCTGGTGGCGTTCCGGATGGTGCAGGCGGTGGGCGGCTCGATGCTCAACCCGGTCGCGATGTCGATCATCACCAACACCTTCACCGACCCGCGCGAGCGGGCCCGCGCCATCGGGGTGTGGGGCGGTGTCGTCGGCATCTCCATGGCCGCGGGACCGGTGGTCGGCGGCCTGCTGGTGGACTCGGTGGGCTGGCGGTCGATCTTCTGGATCAACCTGCCGGTGGGCCTGGCCGCGCTCCTGCTCACCTGGCGCTACGTCCCCGAGTCCCGCGCCCCGAAGCCGCGCCGCCCCGACCCGGTGGGGCAGCTGCTGGTGATCGGGCTGCTCGGTTCGCTGACGTACGCGATCATCGAGGCGCCCTCGCAGGGCTGGGACTCACCGCTGATCCTGCTGTTCGCCGCGCTCGCCGGATGTTCCCTGATCGGCCTGCTGCTCTACGAGCCCCGGCGTACCGATCCCCTCATCGAGCTGCGGTTCTTCCGCAGCGCCCCGTTCAGCGGCGCCACGGTCATAGCGGTCAGCGCCTTCGCCGCGCTGAGCGGGTTCCTCTTCCTCAACACCCTGTACCTGCAGAACGTGCGCGGGCTGAGCGCGCTGCACGCCGGTCTGTACATGCTGCCGATGGCGGCCCTCACCTTCGTCTGCGCGCCGCTGTCCGGGCGGCTCGTCGGCAGCCGCGGGCCCCGGCTCCCGCTGCTCGTGGCGGGCGTGGCCATGACGGCGTGCGGGCTGCTCTTCGCCGCGTTCGACGCGGAGACGGACAACGTCCTGCTGTTCACCGGCTATGTGCTCTTCGGCCTCGGCTTCGGCATGGTGAACGCGCCGATCACCAACACGGCCGTCTCCGGGATGCCGCGCTCGCAGGCCGGGGTGGCGGCCGCGGTGGCTTCGACCAGCCGGCAGATCGGCGGGACGCTCGGGGTCGCCGTGATCGGTGCGGTGCTGGCGGCAGGGGTGGCCGGCACCGGGTCGCCGCGCGGCGCCGCCTACGCCGAGGCATTCGTGGACGCGAGCAAGCCCGCCTGGTGGATCCTCGCCGGGTGCGGGCTGTCCGTCCTGCTGGTGGGGGCGCTGACGAGCGGGCACTGGGCGCGGGAGACGGCGCGCCGGACCGCCGAACGGCTGGAGCGGCCGGCGGACGCCCCGGCCGGAGGTCAGACGTCGGCGAGCTCCAGGGCCTGA
- the dusB gene encoding tRNA dihydrouridine synthase DusB, giving the protein MTTLAPSLPLLRIGPHTVQPPVVLAPMAGITNAPFRTLCREFSGGKGLFVSEMITTRALVERNEKTMQLIHFDASETPRSIQLYGVDPVTVGKAVRMIVDENLADHIDLNFGCPVPKVTRKGGGSALPYKRPLLRAILNQAVSNAGELPVTIKMRKGIDDDHMTYLDAGRIAVEEGVTAVALHGRTAAQHYGGTADWDAIARLKEHVPEIPVLGNGDIWCADDARRMMRETGCDGVVVGRGCLGRPWLFGDLVSEFEGSGARQAPGLRQVADVMLRHATLLGEWIGDETRGVIDFRKHVAWYLKGFAVGSEMRKKLAVTSSLVELGGQLQELDLDQPWPDGADGPRGRTSGNNRVVLPDGWLKDPYDCAGVSPDAELDTSGG; this is encoded by the coding sequence ATGACCACGCTCGCCCCCTCTCTTCCCCTGCTCCGGATCGGCCCGCACACGGTGCAGCCGCCGGTGGTGCTCGCCCCCATGGCCGGCATCACCAACGCCCCGTTCCGCACCCTGTGCCGGGAGTTCTCCGGCGGCAAGGGGCTGTTCGTCAGCGAGATGATCACCACGCGGGCGCTGGTCGAGCGCAACGAGAAGACCATGCAGCTGATCCACTTCGACGCGAGCGAGACCCCGCGTTCGATCCAGCTGTACGGAGTGGACCCGGTCACCGTCGGCAAGGCCGTCCGGATGATCGTCGACGAGAACCTCGCCGACCACATCGACCTGAACTTCGGCTGCCCGGTCCCCAAGGTGACCCGCAAGGGCGGCGGCTCGGCGCTCCCGTACAAGCGGCCGCTGCTGCGCGCGATCCTCAACCAGGCGGTCTCCAACGCGGGTGAGCTGCCGGTCACGATCAAGATGCGCAAGGGCATCGACGACGACCACATGACCTATCTGGACGCGGGCCGGATAGCGGTCGAGGAGGGCGTCACGGCCGTCGCCCTGCACGGCAGGACGGCCGCCCAGCACTATGGCGGCACCGCCGACTGGGACGCCATCGCGCGCCTCAAGGAGCACGTCCCGGAGATTCCCGTCCTCGGCAACGGCGACATCTGGTGCGCGGACGACGCCCGCCGGATGATGCGCGAGACCGGCTGCGACGGTGTGGTCGTGGGGCGCGGCTGTCTGGGCCGCCCCTGGCTCTTCGGCGACCTGGTGAGCGAGTTCGAGGGCTCGGGGGCGCGGCAGGCGCCGGGGCTGCGGCAGGTCGCCGACGTGATGCTGCGGCACGCGACGCTGCTGGGGGAGTGGATCGGCGACGAGACGCGCGGTGTGATCGATTTCCGCAAGCACGTCGCCTGGTACCTCAAGGGCTTCGCGGTCGGCTCGGAGATGCGCAAGAAGCTCGCGGTCACCTCGTCGCTGGTGGAGCTCGGCGGGCAGTTGCAGGAGCTGGACCTGGACCAGCCGTGGCCGGACGGCGCGGACGGGCCGCGTGGGCGCACGTCGGGCAACAACCGCGTGGTGCTGCCGGACGGCTGGCTGAAGGACCCGTACGACTGCGCGGGCGTGAGCCCGGACGCGGAGCTGGACACCTCGGGCGGCTGA
- the ppdK gene encoding pyruvate, phosphate dikinase, which yields MSENKDPQVATPESPELKGEKFVYDFTEGNKDLKDLLGGKGANLAEMTNLGLPVPPGFTITTEACKVYLESGEEPTALRAEVSAHLDALEARMGKKLGQADDPLLVSVRSGAKFSMPGMMDTVLNIGLSDESVAGLTAQAGDERFAWDSYRRLIQMFGKTVLGVDGDLFEEALEAAKEAKGVTVDVDLDASDLKKLVKQFKKIVARDAGRDFPQDPREQMDLAIKAVFDSWNTDRAKLYRRQERIPGDLGTAVNVCSMVFGNLGPDSGTGVAFTRDPASGHQGVYGDYLQNAQGEDVVAGIRNTVPLAELESIDKKSYDQLMQIMKTLETHYKDLCDIEFTIERGQLWMLQTRVGKRTAGAAFRIATQLVDQGLIDEAEALQRVNGAQLAQLMFPRFDDDAKTELLGRGIAASPGAAVGKAVFDSYTAVKWSRSGEKVILIRRETNPDDLDGMIAAEGILTSRGGKTSHAAVVARGMGKTCVCGAEDLEVDTKRRRMTVGGRVIEEGDVVSIDGSTGKVYLGEVPVVPSPVVEYFEGRMHAGADDADELVAAVHRIMAYADRVRRLRVRANADNAEDALRARRFGAQGIGLCRTEHMFLGERREMVEKLILADTDAERETALEELLPLQKADFIELFEAMDGLPVTVRLLDPPLHEFLPDITELSVRVALAESRKDANENDLRLLQAVHKLHEQNPMLGLRGVRLGLVIPGLFAMQVRAIAEAAAERKNAKGDPRAEIMIPLVGTVQELEIVREEADQVIADVEAATGTRLKLTIGTMIELPRAALTAGQIAEAAQFFSFGTNDLTQTVWGFSRDDVEASFFTAYLEKGIFGVSPFETIDKDGVGSLVRSAVEAGRATRPDLKLGVCGEHGGDPESVHFFHEVGLDYVSCSPFRIPVARLEAGRAAAGSTGSDSR from the coding sequence GTGTCGGAAAACAAAGATCCCCAGGTAGCCACCCCGGAATCCCCGGAGCTCAAGGGCGAGAAGTTCGTTTATGACTTCACCGAGGGCAACAAGGATCTGAAGGATCTCCTCGGCGGCAAGGGCGCGAACCTCGCCGAGATGACCAACCTCGGGCTTCCCGTCCCTCCGGGATTCACCATCACCACCGAGGCGTGCAAGGTCTACCTCGAAAGCGGCGAGGAGCCGACCGCGCTCCGTGCCGAGGTCAGCGCGCACCTCGACGCCCTCGAAGCGCGGATGGGCAAGAAGCTCGGCCAGGCCGACGACCCGCTGCTGGTCTCCGTCCGCTCCGGCGCGAAGTTCTCGATGCCCGGCATGATGGACACGGTCCTCAACATCGGCCTCTCCGACGAGTCCGTGGCCGGTCTCACCGCCCAGGCCGGCGACGAGCGGTTCGCGTGGGACTCCTACCGCCGCCTCATCCAGATGTTCGGCAAGACCGTCCTCGGTGTCGACGGCGACCTCTTCGAGGAGGCGCTGGAGGCGGCGAAGGAGGCCAAGGGCGTCACCGTCGACGTCGACCTCGACGCGTCCGACCTGAAGAAGCTGGTCAAGCAGTTCAAGAAGATCGTCGCCCGGGACGCCGGACGCGACTTCCCGCAGGACCCGCGCGAGCAGATGGACCTGGCCATAAAGGCCGTCTTCGACTCGTGGAACACCGACCGGGCCAAGCTCTACCGCCGCCAGGAGCGCATCCCCGGCGACCTGGGCACGGCCGTCAACGTCTGTTCGATGGTCTTCGGCAACCTCGGCCCCGACTCCGGTACGGGCGTCGCGTTCACCCGTGACCCGGCCAGCGGCCACCAGGGCGTGTACGGCGACTACCTGCAGAACGCGCAGGGCGAGGACGTCGTCGCCGGTATCCGCAACACGGTGCCGCTCGCCGAGCTGGAGTCGATCGACAAGAAGTCGTACGACCAGCTGATGCAGATCATGAAGACGCTGGAGACCCACTACAAGGATCTCTGCGACATCGAGTTCACCATCGAGCGCGGCCAGCTGTGGATGCTCCAGACCCGGGTCGGCAAGCGCACCGCCGGTGCCGCCTTCCGCATCGCCACCCAGCTCGTCGACCAGGGGCTCATCGACGAGGCCGAGGCGCTCCAGCGGGTCAACGGCGCGCAGCTGGCGCAGCTGATGTTCCCGCGATTCGACGACGACGCGAAGACCGAGCTGCTGGGCCGTGGCATCGCGGCGTCCCCGGGCGCTGCGGTCGGCAAGGCCGTCTTCGACTCGTACACCGCGGTCAAGTGGTCCCGGTCCGGCGAGAAGGTCATCCTGATCCGCCGCGAGACCAACCCCGACGACCTCGACGGCATGATCGCGGCCGAGGGCATCCTGACCTCGCGCGGCGGCAAGACCTCGCACGCGGCCGTCGTCGCCCGCGGCATGGGCAAGACCTGTGTCTGCGGCGCCGAGGACCTGGAGGTCGACACCAAGCGCCGCCGGATGACGGTGGGCGGCCGGGTCATCGAGGAGGGCGACGTCGTCTCCATCGACGGCTCGACCGGCAAGGTGTACCTCGGTGAGGTCCCCGTCGTGCCGTCCCCGGTCGTCGAGTACTTCGAGGGCCGGATGCACGCCGGCGCCGACGACGCCGACGAGCTGGTCGCCGCCGTGCACCGGATCATGGCGTACGCGGACCGGGTGCGCCGGCTGCGGGTGCGGGCCAACGCCGACAACGCCGAGGACGCGCTGCGGGCCCGCCGCTTCGGCGCCCAGGGCATCGGCCTGTGCCGCACCGAGCACATGTTCCTCGGTGAGCGCCGCGAGATGGTCGAGAAGCTGATCCTCGCGGACACCGACGCCGAGCGCGAGACCGCGCTGGAGGAGCTGCTCCCGCTCCAGAAGGCCGACTTCATCGAGCTGTTCGAGGCGATGGACGGACTGCCCGTCACCGTGCGGCTGCTCGACCCGCCGCTGCACGAGTTCCTGCCCGACATCACCGAGCTCTCGGTACGGGTCGCGCTCGCCGAGTCCCGCAAGGACGCCAACGAGAACGATCTGCGCCTGCTCCAGGCCGTGCACAAGCTGCACGAGCAGAACCCGATGCTCGGTCTGCGCGGTGTGCGCCTCGGGCTCGTCATCCCCGGCCTGTTCGCCATGCAGGTAAGGGCGATCGCGGAGGCTGCGGCCGAGCGCAAGAACGCGAAGGGCGACCCGCGCGCCGAGATCATGATCCCGCTCGTCGGCACGGTCCAGGAGCTGGAGATCGTCCGCGAGGAGGCCGACCAGGTCATCGCCGACGTCGAGGCCGCCACCGGCACCCGGCTGAAGCTCACCATCGGCACGATGATCGAGCTGCCGCGCGCCGCGCTGACCGCGGGCCAGATCGCCGAGGCCGCGCAGTTCTTCTCCTTCGGTACGAACGATCTGACCCAGACGGTGTGGGGCTTCTCCCGCGACGACGTGGAGGCCTCCTTCTTCACCGCGTACCTGGAGAAGGGCATCTTCGGGGTGTCGCCGTTCGAGACGATCGACAAGGACGGCGTCGGCTCGCTGGTCCGCAGCGCCGTCGAGGCCGGCCGGGCCACCCGCCCGGACCTGAAGCTCGGCGTCTGCGGCGAGCACGGCGGAGACCCGGAGTCGGTGCACTTCTTCCACGAGGTGGGTCTGGACTACGTGTCCTGCTCCCCGTTCCGCATCCCCGTGGCCCGGCTCGAAGCCGGCCGTGCGGCGGCGGGTTCGACCGGCAGCGACAGCCGCTGA